The Apus apus isolate bApuApu2 chromosome 1, bApuApu2.pri.cur, whole genome shotgun sequence nucleotide sequence GTCTAAATTAGCTTAACAACGTATTGTGAAGGGACTGCTAGGTCACTTCTTACATCTCTAAACAGTTACAGCTTCTTGGAGATGCAGAATACAAAGGTGGAAACCTGCTTTTAGAAAAGGCTTCTGTCAGTTACAGCAGCACCAAAGAGGCTGAGCAAAACAACTTCATATGATAGATAGTGAGGAAAAGTCTGCAGCACTTCTTACTGAACCACTAGGAAATGGTTACCCTTCACATCCGCACAGATGTTGTTCACAGTTGAGGGTGTTTGCAAGCTTGCATGGGTTCTTCAAGCAAATTCCCTTTAGGGTTCACAGAAGACTACATATGGACTCAAGAAAATATCTAACACCTAGATGAATGGACATGAGGGAAGACAAAGAAAGGCTGACGTACAAAGTAACACAGGGCACCTTGGTAATCTTACCTGACAAACAGTGTGAGCTAAATGCCCTACCTGCTGGGGTGTGTTACAGTTGTAGACTGGAAGGCAGTGGGACAAAagtgaaattaataaataaaccagtattttttcagACATCATTCAAGATTAGCAAATACGCAATACACTTCTTTTTTacattaatggaaaaaatgcctttaaaaaccACAATTGTACACAGTTACTAACAATCTAAACAGGACACAAGAGCTTATTTAATTAGTTGcagcttggcttttttttttttgttttgtttaaaaatatccaaTTTCCCTATCCTGTTCAAAATTCTGAAAAACCCCAGCTTGCATTGCAAGAGATCTAAACCACCCCCTCTCTTCATGCAATGGAGGCTAAGCTGGTGCAGTCCTCCCGCGAGATACTGTCACAGTGGTGGTGCACAGCTACCCAACTTGGAGCCTCCTTGGGGGTATTGCTTTAACACAAGCCAACTGTGCTGTTACCAAGTGCTTTTGGCTTCCTTGTGATGGGAGAACCGgacaacacatttattttcacttggCTAGGATTTGAAAGCTGATCTTGATATGACAAATCAATGGCCTGTCTCACAGTTGACACTCGAGTGCCTCCCCTATGCAGAGCTAAGACAAACGAGGCTGAGACTTAATCACCAAAATGGTAGAATTTCAGTCTAGCAACTAGTGCAGGAGAAGCCAGGTGCTTCCAGGGCTCAGTTTAAAAATCATCATCTCCATGTCCCCCTGTGACAAGATGGGGAAAACTGCACCACATAGGCAAAAGAGCTAGTAGAGATTCCTCCTCCTTCAAAGCCTCCTGCCATCAGGAAAGTTTACcactttttactgttttcattcaGTTGCTCTTGGCTCACTTGGGGCTGAACCACGGAAGCACTTCTGTTAAAAGTGGAAGTCTCCTTTTTCAGTGGAATATTCggtaaaaaaaaagatgttgatATCAAGTGCATTTAAAGAATGCAGGTTCCCTTATGCTGACACATCCAGTGCTTAACCTCAGCATAGTAACTCTCATTTTTGGAGGACTGGGTCTAAATGTTCTGCCTCATTCTGTACACAGTAACACACAGCTGGTGGAAGCAGACAATGAAAGAATGTACTGTAGAGAGAGAAAAGTGGAAGAGACCACAAATCTCACTTTGCAGAGAGTCCTTcagtttggtgggtttttttagctgcCATTCTTTACATTCAGTAGTCACTGTCACGGTAAGGAGAACTAGCAAGAACTTTCCATGCTCCTGAAGCACAGTGGCTTCTGCTACTAACAGTTCTTGGCAGCGATGATGAGAGACTGGGCACTCACCCGcttccagtgctctggcacGGAGTAGCTAAACCCCAGGCTTGCTGCTTTCTCCAGTGCAGAAGCTCAAAATACTGACAATCACAGATGACTGTCCAAAGAGGTTAGCTGGTGTGGTGGCACAACTGTTGTGTGGACACAGCCAGGGGTTGGAACAGAAATCCAGTGGATTTTGCTCTCTTGTATTGGAGAAGCTTCTTTTTTGCCATCTCTTTGGCACACTCTGCAGAAATCTGTCACTTGTATTACAAGCAATGGTGCCACTGAGAGAGGGGGTGATGCTTCTCTTGATACATCTCCAGCTGCCTGAATTGTTGGCAGACTTTCCATTTAGACAGGTGCTgtaaaaacacaacaacttagaaaaaaaaatccccctaCATAACCAGTGGAATGAGCTGTACAGCCCATCTTTTTGCTCAAAGGTAGTACCAGCTATTTCTAAATAATTCTTGACAGATACTGGTTTCCTCTTTTGTtgtaagaaaacagaacagcaacAGACCTGGAATGATGGAGACTCAACAACCTGCACAAACTGTCTGTTTCAGTGCTCAAATACCATTACTCTTAGAAAGGCCTTTTTTTCTAATGTGTAGCTTAAATCTCCTTTGCTTAAGCCTGTTGTGCCTCAAATGTTGCTGCGTCTGCTGGGTTAGGACAATAAATAACTTGTCCCATTCTCTTTAAGGACTCTCCGAGGGGGATTGTTATTGTGTTCTTAATCAGCCTTGCCATCTCCAGCCTAAACAAACATACCCAATCTTTCATCAGAGATCACATTCCCTAGATCATTCTCATTTCTCTGGTATTGGTCCAAGTTGCCCTCAAGCTGAGATGCCCCAAAGATACTGTCTCCTGTGCCTTACATGGCTCTGCTGGCAAAAAACAGCTCTCAGAGGTGGGACAGTTTCTGATAGCAGCCAACCACCAAAGCTGCTGTCCTACCTCCTCTTCCACAAAGGGCACAGAGACATGCCAAGGAAAATACAGCTTCTGGAAGGCaagtgtctttgttttgttgctaATGAACAAATCATGCTACAGCAGCTTTCAATATAAGATAAATATTTACTCTTATTTAGGTCACAGAGTGTTTTCTACTTAGGGGCTAAGTCCAGGGATTTAATGAAATAGGGTCTAGTATAAGTCTGGAGAATAAAAAGTTGACCATAAACATGCTTATGTTATGTTAATGTAGCTCACgggaacaggaggagaaaatgaaTCTTTAGCTTAAGGACAAAATCCATCCTCCTTTCTACAGGAAACAACATAATGCTGGTTTGATGTTCTACAAAAACAAATGTTGTGCATCAGGCTGGGGTTGCATGATGGGTCTGGAAAATAACTGACCATTAATCCAGTTTGTATGACCACCAAAGAGATTCTAGAAGTTTTTCAACTTAAAGgttattttgcttctgcttgATATTATGAATTGGGCCTATTCACAGCATCTGCCAGGGCAAACTATGCTTTCATTATTACAGCTCTTGCAGAACCACATTATTTTCTGCCTGTTCTGCAGAGACaagtagcaaaaaaaataataatttgcttcAGTAGAAGCTACCAAATGAGCTATAAAATAGGCAGATATTTCATCCTCTCTGTAATCTTGCAAGTCCTCTGTGCtgagtttgtttttccaaattagtcttggatttttttgaccagtttttattttccccccacTATAACACTATAAATGATAAAATGAAATTGTAAACCAGTTGGCCGTGATATTGCATTcttgtttataaaaaaatactaatattttgAAGGTctaaactgtattttgtttttttttactagaaagGAGAGTGCttactactttttaaatttgatGTATGTATGCTCAGGTTTATAGACATGAAGCATATGAAGTTCCTGTATCCCAGCTAAAGACATTCTAGGATATTCTGcctaaaaagacagaaaacaaccATTTGGTGATGGGAACTGATGTGATACAAAGTGATAAATGGTCAATTCTGGTTGTCCAGACTTGAATAATCAGCATTTAAACCAGATTTTCCAAGTTTGGCTCTGTCTGGCTTATAGCATAAGCCACCCACCTTGAGGGCCACTatagctgcagcacagctgtggaacaggaggggagggtggCTTCAGCCTGTGTGCTCTGTGTCCCCTGTTGATTTGTCCTGTCCTTTGGtctgaaatgctgaaagaaCTTTTGGGAACTGAGACTCTCAGGCTACCTTTGGCAAGACTTAGCTCAAGGAAAGGGTTCAGAGAGGAAGCAGGGCTACCACTTCACATGCTGGAGTTTGTAACATCCAGCAAGTCTAATCCAAAGGCTTTGTGCTGAACTTGAGTACCGAAACTATGAGGTTAAGTCACTCTTCAGACAAATACagtaacatatttttaatacttacaGTTGACTCCTTCTTTGTCTTCATTTGGTTGGACACCTGTTGAAACAAATGCACTGTTTCAGTCATGTAGGATAGATAACTATATTCTTTGGCCAAACAAGATTTGCACATCCACAAAAGTTCAATGTGTTAAACACTCTTTGGACAGCAAAATGCAGGCTATACTCTATTGGCTTACAATTTAGGTCAACATTTCAGCAACAGCCCTACTCCATGTTTTGGGACAGGGTTCTGCACCTCTCTTGGGTTGTTTCTGAAGGAAGGACACAGCTCctagcacagctgcagcagatgctGGGCAAGATCACTACcctgctttctcctgctcttttctGAAGCACCTGGGCTTGCCAGCCACAAGGAAGAGGACAgggattttcttcttcatccaCGAAAAGTGTGGCTGCCCTGGCTCCCTTTTCTTAGATGTTAGCTCTTGTTTACCTGCAAAGTGGCTTACAGAAGTACTCAGATACATCAGCAGACAGAGTCTTGTTCACAAGATGTCTTTTAGAGCTACCTTTTGTTGTGTCTTGCCCAGCATTGAAGAGTCCTGCATGTGGGCAAGTGCAGCAATACAAAGTACTTATGTATAACATGCAGTGACAGTGAGATATGCTCTATTTCTAACTTGTAGAAAGCCGCTTGATGCCAGTGGGATCTTGAACACTCAACTGCCCAGCCAGTGGCTCTAAAGCTCTTGGAATTTACTTATGCTCTAATTTCTCGTTTGGGTTGTGCTAAACAGACAGCTACTGACCACAGTCCTGTTCCACAGACGACCATCCCCTCCAGTTGTCCAGCAACACCCTTCAAGGATTGTAGCTGAAAAACTATGGCCTGAACTGGCACAAAGTCTGAGTTACTCTCACACCCAGCAGTTAACTTCTGTGAGGCAGAAAACCATAAAGAATAATATGTTCTGGGGCACTACATGTCCACGCCAGGACTTTGATAGCAGCATGACTTGCTGCTGTTATGTGCAGAGAATTTACTTGTAACTTCTAGCAATATGCTGgattacatgaaaaaaattggCAAATGAAAAAGTATTCTTCAGATTGGGTCATACAAATGAAGGGCTGCATTACCTGTGTAGGATACTAGTTTAGATGATCTCTGTCTCCGCAGCCAGCAGGTTAAGATAGCTAGAAGACCTATCAGAATGACAATGGAAATGATGCCAGCTGCTTGAGCACCTCgtccatttttttccaggtttttgtGACTTTCTGTACTAGAATcattgctttgcttctgctgtgtgTCTAGgataaaacaggaaaaggatGTAGCAAGGTGTACATTTCCACATTTCATTATAGGCAAATATTTCACCCCCTTTTACACACATATACAAAAATTTCTGACGGACTTGTATCAGACTGATTCTCACGGTATTCATTCTGAGCAAggcacattgccagctcacaCTGTCTAATAATACAATGCCAGTTTATTTCTCCCTGTCATCATACTGTACGgatccttctttcttcctttttgttcttctttcctGCCAGCCTTGGGAGACTGTATGTTTGAGCTTATATCTAGACTTAGTTGAAAACAAATCTATACAGAAGCTATAACATAAATCTGATGGAATTCAGAAAAGTGGGTGAAAATGTGTTTCCCTGAAGTTATTGACAAATTTCCACTGATTTCTGCAAACTAATCGTTTCAAATCACATCTCTTCCTCTTTCAAGTGTGGGagaaacccaacaaaaaaaagtaaaatggacATCTTTTCTCCCAGAATACAATATGATAGAATGCTATTACAAAACTAATGACAAGGTTActtagtttttctttaatttgggATGACAAGCAAGGGTATGCTATCATATAAACACTCTACTGTACAATTTTTGCTTGTGCACACAATTTTGTTTCCTAGAAATAGTTGAATCTATATCCCCCAGCTATGCTTATGGGATCAGTGTTGTTAAATCCAGAGTATGTGATTCCTTGGTGTGTTCAGGTAAACTAACTGGTGGGTATCCAGCTACAGTTAGGCAAACAATCAAACTTCCTTGCAACAGGGTGTAGAAACCTGAGAGAAAGGTGTACTGGGAAGCAGGAACAGCAGTGACACTGCACAGTCATCCCCAGATAGCTTCTCTGCACAGCAATttggaaataatgaaattcactattgttactatttttataactttttaatagcttttttttttttaatagctttttctttctgtgaagagtTGAGTGGCTAAAAACTTGTTTTTACTATTGATCACTCATATCAGTAACAAATAGCTTCTTATACCTGTGTTATTAGGTATATTGTTCTTCTGGGCTAATACTACCTGTTTGCTACAGGCCTACTTTAAATAATGCACTGTGTTAAACTCAGTTTTGGAGACCGAAAACAGAACTTCAAAACTAGGCAGAGTAAAAAGCGAATGTGTGTGCTCCAAAGCAGTTGGGCAGGGGTTCAGGAATCGTGGATCTACTGTATGGTGCCCCCTGAAAAATAACCGGGCTCCCCGAGTCATTGTGTTCCTGAGGAGTCAAAGGGTAAAGCCCAGCGAGTGCCTCAGACTGCCTGGCAAGATTGTCTGGGTGCTGTTGTCATAAGGAGCTTGATGGGGTGTTCACTTCGATGGGGAAGAAGTCAAAAGTAAAGAGAAAGTCCATGGCTAAGCATAACTAGCTTGAAACAAAAACTGCATTCTTATCCTCACTTTTGAGAACGACTGAAATAACGTGTGCCCCTCATTAGTGTGTATCTAGACCAAGACACATTGATTGATATATCCGCTATCTAGAAAATATGGAATAACATGAAGGGACTTACAGTTGGCTGACAGATTTTCctgcagtaatttattttctatggAGCATTCTATTTGCATGTTGGACGTGGGTTTAACCCTCAGTGTGCTAAAAACACTGAAGGTGCCATCGGTGTGGCGGGTGATTTCTAGCCCTGATGGAAGCAGGTGGCTGTTGTCTGTTTTATTTATCCAGTAGACATTAGGCTTCGGGTATCCGTTGCCAGATCTGCAGCTGAAAGTCACCTCTTCTCCAgtgctgttgctgtttcttaTCGGTCCACTGAGTACTGGTGGGCTATAACTAGCTGGAGAGCAAGAAACAGTCATTGACATGTTGAAATGTATTGAAAAGACAACATTTTGATGTGGGTTCTGAAGCAGAAGTTCTGGGTTTCACTCGACCCTCATGACTTGAAAGGGAAACACCTGCAGGTTTGGTATGTACGCCAAAGATCTATCTGTAAGAATAACTGGAAGGGCAGAAAGCTGAAGCCAAACCCAAAGGAAGAAAGCACCTTCTTAAGCTGCTATCACCTGCTCATGTGCAAGAGCCCTTATATTCataaaaaacaacctgaaaaaacccaacatgctAGATAAACAGCTGTGAGAAGTGTTCTCACAGTTTTGGGTACTTTATCTGTAACATTAAAATTAAGTGGACTTCATTTCAGCACAGGGCTGAAGTATGCTTCAAAGTTAAGAGTATGCTTAAATGTGATAGTGACATGGCACAAATTTGAAAATTCAGGCAAATATCTGCAAATGATACAAATTCTTACCTGCTAAACTGAGAACCACTTTTGCCTGGTGAATCAGTCTGGTATATTCAGTTGTCTGCAGTACCACACATTTGTATGTATGTTCATCACTCTGGCTGACATTTAGTAGTAGCAAAGAAAAATCACCATTTTCCAGTCTATCCCAGAATAACCGAGTCCTGTTTTTGAAGTGAATACACTTTTCACTTTCGTTGTCTTGACCAGAGATCAGTGCATGTACAACTAAACACTCTTCTTGACTATCAGCTATTTGCCAATATACCCGCACATTCTGTAAGTGAAATTCTCTTCCTTGATAAATGCAACTTAGTGTAGCATTGTCTCCAAGTTTACTGACAATGGTCTTCTCCTCTAGTGCAGTAACTACAAgataaaaagagagaggaaaaaaaatgaaggttatgggggaaaaaagtaattattttcaagtATATTCTACAACATGTGGACTCCAGTATTAGTATTTATAACAGGCAGGTGAATGTGCTCACTTCACAGTCATTCCCACCTACTGACTTGCCAGTGACTAATTCTCtccatgtctgtctgtctgtacATTTTCCAAAGGGACCTTTTACAATATGAAACCttctgcttgtttctttcttggAGGTCCAACCAGTCTAAGCATTCCTAGCCCTGTGGATACCTGCAAGTTTCACTTTGCCAATTGACTGGGACTAACTGCGTACATATATTTGAGTCCTGGTGCTTTaataatacctttttttaattaataaaaatgtcgGATAACACCAGGTAAATCATAACAAGTGGAAACATTGATAAGAAAAAGAGTGGTACCATTATTTTGAGACCCAAAAACTTAAAAAGGGGAGTAAAAACAGTGTTTCTCAAAGGGGGCATGTCAGAGCAATCATATTTTATTGCCGTCATCAGTATCATTCTCTCAGCAAATATACCCAGCTAGCAAACCAGCATGCCCAGATACCCTCAGTGACACATTTACTAGATATTTACAACCTCTCACAGCCACTTCAGGTATGCCAGCACAGTATTTGCCTTTCAAGGCAGTCTTCCTGGCCTCCAGACATGAGAAAGGGAGCCTCTCCTCCTGATGAGCAAGAAGATGTGAGCTGGTTGCTAAGCACTGCAGAAGGTGCAGCTACTTGGAAAGGGCCAGGATGGCTTTGACCTCAGCCTCCCTTCTGGGAGGGATGCACCACCTCCCCAGCCAAACCTAGTGCAGCTGTTGCTGAGACCAAAGCAGTGTGCATGTTGTAAATGCTGGATTTGGGGGCAAGAGGGGGTAAGGCATGGGGTTGGATGGAAGAGATGACAGCTGGGCAAAGGGATTATGCAGGTGGGTGAATGAGGGAAAAATGACAGGAGTGAGGTTTGGAAATATGGAATCAGAGCATGGCAATTTTTTAGGTAAATGGGGTTATGTCTTTGTTTTGGTGCACTGGActcagatcatagaatcacaaaatggttaaggttggaagggatcttaaagatcatcaggttccaacctccctgccatgggcagggacacctcccactagaccaggctgcacaaagcctcatccaacctggccctgaacacctccaggtaGGGGGCttccaaaacttccctgggcaacctattccactGCCTTACGACCTCCATGGTgatgaatttcttcctgatgtgtAATTTAAATgtgccctctttcagtttaaaaccattaccagttacttatccaccaagtggtccatctgtcaaatccatatcttgtcagtttgcagaccaggatgtcatgtgggacagtgtcaaatgccttgcacaaatccaggtagatggcatcagttgctctgccaccatccaccatctctgtagccttgttgtagaaggccaccagattggtcaggcatgacttgcccttagtgaagccatgttggctgtcaccaatcacctcgttattttccatgtgccttagcacagtttccaggaggatctgctccatgatcttgctgggcacagaggtgagactgactggcttgTAGTTCCctaggtcttcctttttccactttttaaaaataggggctacgttcccttttttccaattggtgggaacctcaccagacctccatgacctctcaaatgtGATGCACAGAGGCTCAGCAACTgcatccgccagctccctcaggacctgtggagggaccccatcaggtcccatagatttatgaaCCTTCAgattctttagatggtcatgaacctgttcttctcctgcagtgaggggtgctttgttctcccagtccctgctttcacctgctgtggcctttgcaatgaggctggagcacttgccagagaaggctgatgcaaagaagtcattgacaacctcagccttctcaatagCCTGTGTAGctaggtctcctgtttccttcaggacaGGGTCTACActttccttggttgtccttttatccccaacatACATATAGAAccttttcttattgctctttacatccctggagagatttaattccatctgggatttggctctttttacctgatccctagctgcttggacaccctctctgtaatcctcccaggatacctgccctaccttccaccctctgtatgcttccttcttaagtttgagcttttctaggagctgcttgctcatctgTGCCGGCCTCCTAGAATTTTTATCCTGACTTCCTTTTAGATCATCTACATGTCTGAGTTGGACGCCCTGGATGAAAAATCACTGCTGAGGTGACTGCAAGTATCtgcagggaggaaggcaggcCCTTACCTTCTGCTGGCTGAGACAAGTAGCTGGTTTGAACTGCAACAGGAATGCTGCAGCTCGGTCTTAAGGAAACCCCTCATAGTAGCAGGAAAAGCAATGCTCTGGGAAGTATTGCCTGGGAAGATGGGGGCACCTCCATCACTGGTGTTATTTAGGAACAGGCCAGGTGGCATTTCTTGAAACTGAATATAGTACAACTTATCCTGATTTCAGGGCTAGGGACTTTCCTTGATGACTTTGTTAACATCCTTCTCAGTGATTAAATAAGAAGAGATACAActctaaaaacatttaaagtgaTGTCCTTTAACCTtatctttattttgaaaggtattttttgGACTAGTGGTGGAAGACTTACTTATATTGGGCATTTGATACAGTGAGGTATAATTCTAGTTGTAATACAAGTAAGGAGTGTTAGATCTGCTTATCAACAGCCCTTATTATGCTGCTTCTCAGGCCTTTTGTTGGCAGAGAAAAATGCACAGTAATGTCTTATAAAGCAAGCAGAGCAATCTAAGCAAGAGCATCCATAAGGTCCTTCACGATTCTCTGTACTGAAACTgacagaaactgattttttcttctttccctgatGCATATTACACTGAGGAATTCTTAAATGTCTTGCTAAAACACCCAGATGTTTATATTGTACATATTGCAAATACTCTGTGTATTTGGCCAAACACATTAAGGGAGGGCATCTTCATTTTTACCTGAAGTGTTCTGAACTTACCAGCTCTCAGGATATGAAGAAGCAGTAAAAGAAATccacagctaaaataaaaaagcaaacaagagcGTTACGTGATAGACTTTAGCATCTCTATTGTTTACATAAGCAACAAGCCTAATATCGTTTCGGTATAGCAGCAGAAGTAAGTAAATTAGGTACTGCTTCTATTGTCCCATtaagtatttgcatttttgaCAGCTGCAAAACTTCAGTTCAAACGACATAACTCTGTGGGTGGGAGGTCAAGGCCAAGAATAGCAATAAAATGCACTAATATTGGAATGAGAGCACAGTTTTATCTGGTCAAAAGATGACAAGCAGCTGACCGTGCTGCCCACTGTCTTGTGCACTCAGTAAAAATGTGTAAACAGGAAATGTGCTGACAGCAAGGAGCTGTGCAAAAGCTTTGCTGGAAGGAATTTAGTGTGTTTGATTACTCTGGAGGGGCAAATTGATTTGGGAGTTTCCCAAGGGAGTTACACCTGCTGGATGCTGTAGGAAAACCCAGTTTAACCTTATCTATAAAGCCCAGGTGATTTAACTCTTATCCCACAGGGCTTTAAGAAAGATAAATGTGCAGCATCAAGAGTTACTTTAACATAGCTTTTCACCACCATGCCTAGCTTTATGCATTGTGCTCTCCTTCTCTAGACTGCTGGGGGAAAGGAAGACACTGGAAAGCTTTTGGAATGGGAGATGTTTGGCTGCATTGTCCACCTTGATATTGCCCCAGATGCCATAAGGTTGCAAAGCTGAGCCGATGGGCAGAGGGACATGAGCACCTGCTCGTCTCCAGTTTGCCCAGCTCACTTCTGCAAGCAAGGAGGACTGTGAGGCCAGACAACCTGGGTGCAGCTGGTTTGATCTCCCAGTTATTCTCAACCCTCAGCC carries:
- the ICOSLG gene encoding ICOS ligand, which translates into the protein MEPPGCGFLLLLLHILRAVTALEEKTIVSKLGDNATLSCIYQGREFHLQNVRVYWQIADSQEECLVVHALISGQDNESEKCIHFKNRTRLFWDRLENGDFSLLLLNVSQSDEHTYKCVVLQTTEYTRLIHQAKVVLSLAASYSPPVLSGPIRNSNSTGEEVTFSCRSGNGYPKPNVYWINKTDNSHLLPSGLEITRHTDGTFSVFSTLRVKPTSNMQIECSIENKLLQENLSANYTQQKQSNDSSTESHKNLEKNGRGAQAAGIISIVILIGLLAILTCWLRRQRSSKLVSYTGVQPNEDKEGVNSPV